The proteins below come from a single Treponema phagedenis genomic window:
- a CDS encoding tetratricopeptide repeat protein translates to MYLISLIAVLSLSIVFLLVFLLKTFLAPHKITRIEKNINAGRYTNAIKQAKSALAKNPQNFAARYLLGKAYLADDKPELALAEFKIIGKTKVFTNIKEEIEFRSTIARLYLKFDQPEEALKEYALLVKLDPHCADFHYCIGQLFEQKNMSDMAINYYKRAIDLNPKHAPAYAALGLLYFRSGLLSDAKEAIDTVLKFGPDNTDALYYQGRLLRETKDYAHALTALEKAARDPALRKKCFIEKGRCYLEAQSTEKALFEFERALKLTKQDDSPATLQLRYFLAACYEKQREFDKAIEQWQLIRAVSPHFKDIAEKLSQYQGLQSNDHMKEYLTLSSVDFIRLCTVIAEQAFKLHVKSQKEMKQGCIIVGTPAEAEKWSNVRAQPKIIVFFRDSEIITDSFLRSLLEQMKTKAFTRGIVVSPSGFSRSAISFAETRPIDLIDEDSFKQLLENAEIAFKH, encoded by the coding sequence ATGTATTTAATAAGTTTAATCGCCGTACTCTCTTTAAGCATTGTTTTTTTGCTGGTGTTTCTTTTAAAAACTTTTTTAGCGCCTCATAAGATAACCCGAATTGAAAAAAATATCAATGCGGGAAGATATACAAATGCAATTAAACAGGCAAAGTCCGCACTTGCAAAAAATCCACAAAATTTTGCTGCGCGATATCTTTTGGGAAAAGCATATTTAGCTGATGATAAGCCTGAGCTTGCATTAGCTGAATTTAAAATAATAGGAAAAACAAAAGTTTTTACTAATATAAAAGAAGAGATTGAGTTTCGATCTACTATAGCCCGTTTGTATCTTAAATTTGATCAGCCTGAAGAAGCATTAAAAGAGTATGCATTATTAGTAAAGCTGGATCCGCATTGTGCGGATTTTCATTACTGTATCGGACAGCTTTTTGAACAAAAAAACATGAGTGATATGGCTATAAATTATTATAAAAGAGCTATTGATTTGAATCCGAAACATGCGCCGGCATATGCGGCTTTGGGGCTTTTATATTTTAGGAGCGGTCTTTTATCGGATGCAAAAGAGGCAATTGATACCGTGTTAAAATTCGGTCCGGATAACACGGATGCCTTATACTATCAGGGACGTCTTTTGCGGGAAACAAAAGACTATGCACATGCACTTACCGCGCTGGAAAAAGCGGCGCGAGATCCCGCATTGCGAAAAAAATGCTTTATTGAAAAGGGCAGATGCTATTTAGAAGCTCAAAGCACTGAAAAGGCGCTCTTTGAATTTGAACGGGCTTTAAAACTGACAAAACAGGATGATAGTCCCGCCACTTTGCAGCTCCGTTATTTTTTAGCCGCATGTTATGAAAAACAAAGAGAATTTGATAAGGCAATTGAACAATGGCAGCTTATCCGCGCGGTTTCTCCTCATTTTAAAGACATTGCCGAAAAACTTTCTCAATATCAGGGACTTCAATCAAATGATCATATGAAGGAATATTTGACACTTTCATCCGTTGACTTTATACGACTTTGCACAGTTATTGCGGAGCAGGCATTTAAATTGCATGTAAAATCTCAAAAAGAGATGAAGCAAGGCTGTATTATTGTCGGGACGCCTGCTGAAGCGGAGAAGTGGAGTAATGTCCGGGCTCAGCCTAAAATTATTGTTTTTTTTCGCGATTCTGAAATAATTACTGACAGTTTTTTACGGTCTTTACTGGAACAAATGAAAACAAAAGCTTTCACTCGCGGTATTGTTGTTTCGCCTTCGGGCTTTTCCCGATCGGCAATAAGTTTTGCTGAAACAAGGCCGATAGATCTCATAGATGAGGATAGTTTTAAGCAGCTTTTGGAAAATGCGGAAATAGCATTTAAACATTGA
- a CDS encoding metallophosphoesterase: MKILCVSDEIDALVYNHNIRGRYADIDLIISAGDLPMEYLEFIVSSLNKPLLFVFGNHNLNEFPYYHGTSSHQLMYINKRENLDFGFGSTYIGFKIKRESELIIMGVSGSMRYNNGLCQYTEAQMFRKILRLIPRLFINKIRYGRYLDILVTHAPPLGIHDKEDLCHKGFKCFLWFMRKFKPRFLLHGHIHLYDLQEKRVTKYHETTVINVYSQYILDTEEES, from the coding sequence ATGAAAATTCTTTGCGTTTCCGATGAAATTGATGCCCTTGTTTACAACCACAATATAAGGGGGCGATATGCGGATATTGATTTGATTATTTCCGCAGGAGATCTTCCGATGGAATATTTGGAATTTATTGTTTCATCTTTGAATAAACCGCTTCTTTTTGTATTCGGGAATCATAATTTAAATGAATTTCCGTATTACCATGGGACATCTTCTCATCAATTAATGTATATTAATAAGAGAGAAAATCTTGATTTCGGATTTGGATCAACGTATATCGGATTTAAAATAAAACGAGAATCGGAGCTCATTATCATGGGAGTTTCAGGTTCAATGCGTTATAATAATGGGCTTTGTCAATATACGGAAGCCCAGATGTTCAGAAAAATTCTACGCCTCATTCCGCGCCTTTTTATCAATAAAATACGATACGGCAGATATTTGGATATTTTAGTAACTCATGCGCCGCCTTTGGGTATTCATGATAAAGAAGACCTTTGCCATAAAGGATTTAAATGTTTTTTATGGTTTATGAGAAAATTTAAACCGCGTTTTTTACTTCATGGGCATATACATCTTTACGATTTACAGGAAAAACGGGTAACAAAATATCATGAAACAACGGTTATCAATGTATATAGCCAATATATTTTAGATACGGAAGAAGAGTCATGA
- a CDS encoding tetratricopeptide repeat protein: MYKTRKYILVIKIAIFCTLCFFSKPLVAFDYFNEGKKLLMQHEPDKAVSLLFKASQEDPSNMHVHLYLGVAYLQTGKYVDAIYWLQKGKEGAGGDSYLYDYNLGNAFFMQNRYTDAEKSFTETLTKKSSFAPAVLNRANTYMKQEEYDKALQDYKTYLNLDFDSSQRPSIQRMISLLEARQHEIEIVKIREEARKAAEAEEKRLAEERYKNLRDSLETSLQDGKDADSISAGSEDTINYSEDYKLE, translated from the coding sequence ATGTATAAGACGCGCAAGTATATACTTGTTATAAAAATAGCAATTTTTTGTACACTGTGTTTTTTTTCTAAACCGCTGGTTGCCTTTGACTACTTTAATGAAGGAAAAAAGCTTTTAATGCAGCATGAGCCGGATAAAGCGGTCTCGCTTTTATTTAAAGCTTCTCAAGAAGATCCTTCAAATATGCACGTACATCTCTATCTTGGGGTTGCCTATTTGCAAACAGGAAAATATGTGGATGCCATTTACTGGCTACAAAAAGGCAAAGAAGGTGCAGGGGGAGATTCATACCTGTATGATTACAACCTCGGAAACGCATTTTTTATGCAAAACCGATATACCGATGCAGAAAAATCTTTTACTGAAACTTTGACAAAAAAAAGCTCCTTTGCGCCCGCTGTTTTAAACCGGGCTAATACCTATATGAAACAAGAAGAGTATGATAAAGCTTTACAGGATTATAAAACATACTTAAATTTGGATTTTGATTCTTCTCAAAGACCTTCTATCCAGCGAATGATATCTTTGCTTGAAGCGCGTCAACACGAAATTGAAATTGTAAAAATTCGTGAAGAGGCTCGTAAAGCTGCCGAAGCGGAAGAAAAAAGGCTTGCCGAAGAACGATATAAAAACTTGCGGGATTCATTAGAAACATCCTTACAAGACGGAAAAGATGCGGATTCAATTTCAGCCGGATCTGAAGATACTATTAACTACTCGGAGGATTATAAACTTGAATAA